DNA sequence from the Microcebus murinus isolate Inina chromosome 18, M.murinus_Inina_mat1.0, whole genome shotgun sequence genome:
GCCTCGACAAAGCCCCTTCCCCACCTGGAGCTGGCGGAGTGTGGGCAGAGAAGTCCCGGGCTGGGGACACAACTTGTGGTCCCACTCCTGCCTCTTGCAGGCTGAGCAAGCTGGGGCAAAGCTCCTACCCTCTCTGGGACACAACCTCCTCCTAGTCAATAAATGAGAGCCGTAACGTGGGCTCAGGAGGACTTGCGGGCGAGGGGCGATGACCCAAAGCACCGGTGCTGCCTGAGAAGTGGGCAATTCAGCGCATGTGTGAAGCCAGTCCTTGGCCCTGGCTTTGGGCacgagggggaggaggggccccGTTTGGTTGCCCCTCCCACATTCCCTCAAGGATCAAAATGCTCTCACAGGAACAGGACAAACCATGCTGATGCCAGGAGCCCCCAGTTCCTGCCTACCGCTAGGACTTGCTCCCTTACCTGGTGAGGAGCCTCACTGCCTCGCTTCTGCTCCTCCCAGCTACACGCTGAGGTGGGGACCATTTTTATCCCCATGTCATGGATGAGTGAACAGGCTCGGAGAAGCTGACAATGTGCTCAGAATCCTCAGATCTTTCTAAGCCCATGGCTTGTGTCTGATCTAGGCCCCTGCCTCCAGCATTCAACCCATGACAAAACGTAGGTGGCGGGAGGGCAGACTCTGCTGGGGCACCGGACCCTCCTTCAAGGACATGCACCTGTCCCTATGCAGCCCCACATCTGTTCCCCTCTCGCTAGCCAAACCCCAGCTCCTTGGGAGCATGTGCTGCTGCCCCGAGGCCACGCCCTTCCTCTGCTTGGCTGTCACGCACTGGCCTCCCGTGAAAACTTTCAGACCTCGCTCAGCCTCAGCAGCCACAGGGAACATCCTCCAACACCCCGGGGCCCTTTCCTTCACCCCATCTCAGCCATCCCTGTGACCCCACCCTGGCCTGTCACCAGCTCTGAAATCTCTATTCCAAGCACCGGTTCTCTGACCACCGCCTCCCTCCCGTCTCACCTGTTCCAGCCTCCTCTGTCCTGTCCCCAGCCTCAGCAGACCCCAAACGTGCACTCCCCATCCCTTCCTGCCCATCAGGCCTCTGGCCCCACTTCCTGTCCCATTCAGTGTCCCTGTGCATCATTTTGCCATCATCCCACCCCTAGCCCCAACCCTCCTCGTCCCATACCCAAGTGAATTCAGCCTCCTGTCTCCACTAATGAAATGGCTCTTGTCAAGGGTGCCGGCCACCTCCACGGTGCGGATTCCAATGGTCACTTTTGTCCTCGTACTGAACCTCTCATCAGCACGGACACCACGACGTCGTCCTCCTTCTGCACCCCTCTGCCCCCTGGCGCCATGCCGTGCGCTGCATTTTCCTCCTGTCTCCCTTGGAGCTCCTGCTTGGTTTGactgcagccctgggcctgctCGGCAAGGGAACCCTCCCTCTGGGACCTTCTCTACCTGCCAGTGCTAAAGACTTTCAACTCTCCACTCCCAGCTGAGAGCTCCTGAGCTCTTGACAGATGCCTCCCCGGGTTCGTTCCACTGGCGACTTCAGCCCCTACATGTCCTAAAGCCAACTCTGCTCTCCACCCACACTTAGCACACAGCACGCCTGGCCACTCACTCGCTTGAGACAGAaacctgggccaggtgtggtggctcacgcctgtaatcctagcactctgggaggctgaggcaggaggatcacttgaacccaggagtttgaggttgcagtgagctatgatgatgcctctgcactctagcctgggcaacagagttagactgtctcaaaaaaagacagaaacccAGGTGTTTTCCTTGCTGTCCTCTCTGCCACCTCCCCAAGTCCACTTCAGCATGTTTCCCGCCTCCACAAGGCACGGACTCCCACTCCCTGTTTTCCGCCCCCCACTAATACCTTGTCTCCCCCACGTTCCCGCCCTGGACTCCAGTCTCACCTCCAGCCCCCTCCATATCCCAGCAGTGATCACTCTCCATAAAGCCTAAATCCAGCCATGCTGCTGTCCTGCTTCCAAGCCTGTGATGGCTCCCCATGCCCTCGAGTAAGAGCCGACCCTCACCATGGCCCTGCTGACCTCCCGAATCTGCCTCCAGGACCCAGCGTGCCCAGTTCTCTCCCAGCCCAGAGCGTGGCCCCGGTTGCCTCCCCAGATCCCTCTCCTCCTGGCTGGCATTTTCTTAGTCCTCACGTGTCAGAGTAAAGGCCacctccccttcttccccccGGTCTCCTAAGCAGTGGCATCCTGTGCTTTCTTTACTGCACGGGGTAATAATATATTCACCTGTTACTGGGACACTGACCTGTTTAGATGCTAAGTCTCTTGCGCAGGGAGTGCGTGTGATTTACCTACCAACGTGCAGCCCCTGCCCACACTGTAGTGCTCCTCACACGTATCCATCCCGTGAAAGCGTGTTCAGGGAGCCTCTGCCATGCACGGACAGTTCTCTGGGGACTGCACTAGAGCCGGGAGCTCACTGCCTAATATCCCTGGCTTATGCCTTCATCCAGGACACTCGCTGAACATCTCGAGACCGGTGCCTGGCGCCGGGGGGCTGGTTACTCTAGTGTGATACACAGACACCTGAGTTATTGTCACTAACTCCCAGGTCCTGGGAAGAAAAACATCTGGAAGCCGTCTCCAGCTGACACTCCCCACCCGCTGCGACCGGAGAGAGCAGGGCCCTGACAACAGTCCTGGGTCCCGCAGGTGAGTCGCCCTGGCACCGGCAAGGCTGCGGAGGCCCGCCCCCCTCCGCCCGTTCCACCCCGCCGCCGTGTCACCTCGCGCTCAAGGCGCTCGGCGTCCAGCAGCGCCCGCTCGTGGAGGCGACACTCGTGCACGGTGCAGGCGCTGCACACGCAGCGGCCCTCGGTCCGGCAGAAGAGCTCGAGCGGCAGCCCGTGGCGGGGGCAGCGCGCGCCGGGGTCCGGGCCGGCGCAGGGGCGGGGGTCTACGGCGGGCCGGGCGCGCACCACCTCCAGCACGCCGCTGAGGGCCACGTTGCGGCGCAGCTCGGCGTCGTCCGGGAAGGGCTGGCGGCACTCGGGGCACGCCTTCCCGCAGCGGCCCCACCAGTCCTGGATGCAGGCCACGCAGAAGTTGTGGCCGCAGGGCAGCGTGGCCGGGTCCTGGTAGAGCCCCAGGCAGATGGCGCAGGTCAGCTTGTCCTCCAGCAGCGGCGTGGACATGGCGGAGGCGGCAGGGAGGGCAGGCCAGCGCGGCCGCCGCGGGGAGGAGCGAGGATCCCGCCCAGGAAGAACCGCcagcggggcgggcgcggggcacGGCGCTCCCGTGGGCCCTTCCCTGGCGCCCTGACCAGCCACCGCGCCACCCCCGTCCGCCTCAGCCCGGCTGAGAACTGGGTGTGGCTCTCGGTCCGCCCTGGCACCTCCATCCCGCCTCCCTAGACCTTCGACCTAGCTGCTGTGCTGGGGATCCGGGTCAGCCTCTGGAGGCAGGAGGCTCTGGGTACCCTGCCCCCTGCCGCGGGGCCTCAGACTCCTCTTGGCGGGGGCCATCACACAACCCCACCTCTTCTGGGCTCCTCAGCTCTAAGCCAGGCGGACAGCCTAGACACTCCCCTCCTGTGGCCATTAAATCAAACAGTGCGTGTGGCAGGGCACACAGCTGGCGTTCAATAAATGCTCCCTCCTGACCCGAGGTGCTCTGCTGCACTTTTTCCTGGAGCTGGGTTTCAGGGACTTGCCAGATTGGGACTCCCTTCTCTGGGCTACCTAATTCTGGTTCTTTTTAAGCTAACAGTGTGATGGAAATGTCTGGTTGCCAAGAGACAGACCAATTAACAGTGTTTTTTTCAATGCCCCTTTTATACTCAGGCCAAGTTTCAGATGCAATGAGTATGCCCGCTCCTTGCCAGCCCTCTGCTGGGGAGTTCCTTGCCTGGAGGTCCAACCTGATCTGGAACCTCAATATTTAGGAGGCAACTTCAGCATTTCCCCTGCAGCTGAGCAAAGCAGAGGGGGGTCCTGTCAGGGTGGATCTGAGGATAgttaattccttttcttctcaccAAGCTGGACTGATTTTGAGGCAGAACATGCTCACTGCAATCCAGCATCATGTCCTACATGTGAAGCTTATCTTTCTGCAAAAGGCACACAGGCTCCCCCTGACCTCTAGTAGGCAGCCTTCTCCTttagggaggggagagaaaatacCTGACCACTCAGCGAGGGCCCAGGGACCTCTGGCCCCAGAGGTCTCTGAGACTCACTGCTGCCCCACGTGACAAGGCTCATCCCAAGCATGGGGTGGAGCAGGAACCTGCCATCATGCAGTGCTGGGCAGAGGAGCTAATGGTCAGGGCTGCCTGGGGTACACAgctagtactcaataaatgctccCTCCTGACCCCAGCTGCTCCCCTGCACTTCCTCTGGGAGCTGGGTTTCGGGTACTTGCCAGACTGGAGTGTCTCCCTTCTCTGACTATGCTGATTTTGCTCTACTGCCTGCTTTTCCTTCTGACCACTCCTTGCCAGCCAGTGGGTCACAGGGCCCCTGACACTCTCAGAAGGCAGAGGCAGCCCTCTTTCCAGCCACGAAAGGGCACTCTAGCTGCTGCTGGAACACAGACCCAGACCAACTGCAGAAATCATCTTTATTCACACCTGCTACCCAGACCCAAAGAGTCCCTTTTACTCCAAGCCCTGGGCCTGACGGGAAGGGCCGCCTCAGGCAGGGCCCAAAACCCTGTAGCTTGGCCCCCAGGAGCTGCGTCGTCACTGttcctgccagccctgcccaccctctGAGGTGGGGGCACCCTGGCCCCTCAATAGATGCCGTAAGTGGGTTCATGACTGTCCCTGTACCGGTCCAGGTAGCGCAGGGGCTGCCGGTGGGGGAAGCGCTTCTGCTTGGGGTGGTAAGGGGGTGGCCGCACAAACTCAAACACAGGCTCCCGCATGTCTGCAAGAAGAGCGAGGGATACAGGGGTAGACTGAGTCAGGCCAGGGCCTGCCCATCCTAAGGCCTGCAGTGGCCTTAAGGGAGCTTCTTCCTGGCAAGGCAGGAGAGGTCTGTGAGCTCAGGCCCACCCCAAtcccccagccccactctgcCCTTACCCAGAAGATGGTGGAAGATGTGTGTGACTGAGTCATCCCAGCGGCACTGGAAGAAGGCCAGGCCAGCTGGAGTCATGGCTTCCTGGTGTTTCTTGTAGAAATCAAAAGTGTGGAAGGTCCGCTGGGCCAGCTGGTAGCTAAGAGAAGATGGAGAATGTCCAAGAGTAGGGGAAGGGGCACTgaagtccccccaccccaggcaatCCTGAGAAGCCCCTCAGGGTTGCTAGCATCCTGCTCTTCTGCCAATATCAAGGCCTACGTCAGGAGGGAGAAGTGAGCACAAGCAACCATTCTGGGGGAGTGGTTGAGGCCTGGGGTAGGTGTGTGGGAATGGATTACCAGGGCGAGGGGCGGGTGTCCTCGGAGAAATCGACTGGCTTGTCCTGCTTGAAGAGCAAGAAGGTGAAGCGGTGGAAGCCAGAGCCTCGGGCAGGGAAGGGGGGGAGGTAGGAACAGGTCTCCTGTCCTTCAGCCACCCTATTGCCTGGGATGTTGGTTCTGGGAGGAGGAAAAGCATCTGTTAACTGCCACTGCAGGGAGGCACCAGGACACCCTCACCATGAACCCCAGGGGTTGATGTAATTCCCTGGGAAGACAGACCCTAAATGATTCCTGTCCTGTGataaagaaggtaaaaaaaaaaaaattagctgggtgcggtggcacgtgcctatagtcccagttactcgggaggctgaggcaggaggatcgctcgagcccaggagtttgaggttgctgtgagttaggctgatgccacggcactctactctagcccaggcaacagagtgagactctgtctcaaaaaaaaaaaaaaaaaaaaaaaaaaaaggccaagctCTGGGGACATGTTGCAAGCCTAaaaggagcaggcagggctcaaATGGGGAGGGCGGGGTTCCAGAGGCCATCAGCACCACGACAAGGCTGAGCAGCCCATTTACTAGACCCTGGGGAGCCGGAGGCTCTGCCGTGTCACTTGGGCTGGAAAGCCACGCCACTTTGGCTGCTTCTCTGTGTTTCCTGAAGGCTCTGGGGTCTTGTCAGGGAGTGTGTGCCCTGCCTGGCACTGGGGTGGCCACTGTAGGTGCCCCAGGCACAACTCCCCAGAGTGTCCTGCTGCACAGATTGGTAAAtacagatgaataaaaatgacagaaaccAGTCTCCCAGTCACTGGCCCCAATTACCCAGAAGTCCAAAGCTGGGGTTACCTGCCTGACTCTGCCCCCGGCCTGGTGCTCAGAGCCAAAAGCCACTGAGAAAACAAAAgggagcctgggctgggcaccatggccaCTGCCCAGGGAAGGAACACCCAGTTCAATGAGCATGCGGAGAGATGTCATAGCTGCCAGAGGCCTCTCATGTTCCTTTTCCTATTTCATGGTCCCAGCATGCTTCAGGGTGGGTAAGGCATGTGGCAGCATCACCTcagttttacaggtgaggaaatgagTTCAGAGAAATGAAGAAGCTTATGGGCACTGGCCAAGGCCTACTGCCTACCTTTTCTTTTGAACCTGTCTTCAAGTGCACACCTGGATCCCAGGGCCCCAACTACATCAGGAAGGGTCACCTCCTGGGCAGGGAGGTTAATTCAAAATCTCAGTTATTCTATAGTAAAGCTGAGACTGAAACTCAGGTGTAGCTCGTTCCAGGCTCCCAGGGCCTCCTCTCGGCCTctgacccagccccagccccagcgccaAGTACTCACACCAACCAGTGGATATACTCGGCATCTGGCTCCAGCAGGTGTCCATCTGCACACAAACATATGCTACTGACCACGggcctgccacccccaccctcgCAAGGAGCCAAGGCCTGAGCTCTCTACCCGgaccctcccccagctcccagggCCTTGGCTCAAGGGAGGTCAGGGACGCAGGAGTCCTAGAGACCCAAGATGCCTACCCAAGTTAGTGAGCAGCAATGTCCACATGGAACCCTCTTCTGCTTCATAGGTCACCTCTGGGGCCTGGGCAGCCTGGCAGGGACAGAACAGGAGAGCTGTCATCGCACCAATGACAGACAAACTGTTGCAAACAATGTCTTTCTGGAGGGCTAGAGCTTGACGGTGCCTTGGAGAAGGGGGAGTGCACTCTGACCTAAATGCCACTGACAGTCCCTCGCAGAGGCAGGTGGACAAATAGATGCTCACAGAAGGAAGCCTGCAGAGTTGCTTGCCCAGGGATCTGAACCGCAAAAAGGGCCAGGTGCCAAgggacaggggctgggaggaCACTCCAAAAGACAATGGGCCAGTTACAGGAATATGCAAAGATGagacttctttttccttcattttgtattatttcttttgtaactGTCCTATAATTGTTTCCCAAGAAgtcaaagagaaaacaataaaccCTAACCCAGGAGCTGTCTGTGACACTGCAATGAGATGTGTCTGTGTGaacagggcagggagcagggacacAAGTAAGCAGTTACCTCAGTCGGAGTCACCTCATTGCCATAGTACACAGGCATCAGGTCCTCCTCACTCACAGCAAACGCCACGTGAAGGGGGACACGGGGCACAAAGGTGGCACCATGAAACAGGTCTCTGTAGAGGCCATAGTACTCAGCCAGACGCTGCTGGTGGTAGGGGCCGCAGGTTCTCTCCCACTCCGCCCGCACAGCCTCCAGTGGGATGCTGGCTGGGAAGGAATGATGCCAGTTGGGTtacagggtgggggcagggggacacaCCCAGTGCCGCCCCCCAAGACTCACCTGTGCGGAGACGGGCAGCCCGCTCCTCTTCCGCATTGGCCCGAAGCTCCCGGATAACCCTTTTCCGTTCCAGCAGCTGTTGGGTCCGGGAGACCTTGGGTGGAGGCAGCCCAATATCAATCTTGTCTTTGGGATCTGGGAGGTGAGATGTTTTGGAAAAAACAGGGTCAAGTCTTCTTGGTTAAGCTGCCTGTCTTGCACAGTCTTCTAACTCTGCACTCTAAGCTCTGCTGTTCAAGCTTTCCTCACACTAAAACATACCGTCCAGTCTGCTTCTCATTCCTAAACAGGGTCTAGTTGCTAAGTAAATCAGATACAACTTGAGGTTTCCTTTTTCTCATCCCTAAACCAGATCACAATATCTTATCTAGGTCACAGTAAACTGAGGCAGATGATCATACCAATTACAGTTGAGATCAACTTCAAGGCTATTCCCAGCTGCCCGTGGACACACACCTGTCCTGGGTGGAATAAAAACAGCTAAAGCTAGCAGAACTTGGAGACGTGCTTCCCACCCTTTACTGGGCAGCCAATTCACACAAATCACCTGGAAAATTGTGGAAattcagattctgattcagcaggtcagGGTGgagcctgagactctgcatttctttttctttaaacatttttgtttagatacagagtctggctatgttgcccaggctggcctgtgttcaagtgatcctcccacctcagcctctgagtacctgggactacaggcacatgcctaAGAcactgcatttctaacaagctcctagGCAATGCTGATGCTTTTGGTCCTAGAACACACTTTGAGCAGCTAAAGGCCCTAGAGAACATTCAGCCCAACACCTTTGTCAGTTTACATAAGACAATAACACTAGTAACTAACATGCATCCAGCCCTCCTCAGGAATGCCATTAGTCTAAGAATTTCAATGAACTGtatcctttaatcctcacagcaatttTGTGACAAAGacactatcattttattttatggttgaGGAAACTGAAAGTCAGAGACATCATCCTTGAGAGGTTCAGCTGGAGTTTAAATCAGGCTATTTAAGATTCCAAGCTTGTGCCCTTAACCACCACAAAAACTGCTTCTATAAATGCTTTCACAAATGACATACTAAGTGTAAGTTCCTTAAAGATTGGTTTCCTGAGTCACCTTGTCCAGGAGTTTAATTCTGTTTAGCAAAATACTGCAcacctatgtgccaggcactgtgcggGGTGCAAGGAGCCAATGGTGGGCAAGACGGGCTGGACCCCTGTTCTCAGGGCGCTTACAATCTGGGGGGAGGCTGCGAAAAGAAAGTCAGGTCGGCCAGGGCTACATACAGAGTATTTTAGGAGCACAGAGGAGTATCCTAAACCAGAACGGGGAGGGTGATCAGGAAAGGATTTTgggaatatatattttaggagCTGGAACTCCAATAGTGAGGTGAAGCCATTTTCCAAGTACGGGGAGGGAGCAAAAGATGTGAAAAACACTGGTGTGATCAAACGGCCAACAGGGCACATAGGGGTGCAGACACCCCGCCTCCCCCAACCAGTGTACACGGGGGCGCCGGCAAGGCCCGCTTAGTACCCACTtagtgcgggggggggggacgcccacccccaccccgagttCCTCTCCAGACGCCCGCACCTGTCTCCTCCACGAAATGCTCCCGGTAGGTCCGCCACCAGTGAGACGCCCGCGCCTCCTGATCCGCCCTGCGCCGGTAGCGGTCGAAGCTCCGGTACTTCTCCAGCCGTTCCAGGTTGCTCACATCGATGTCCTGGTTGGGCATTGGCCCCAGCGGGGCGGTCCGGCGGCTCAGGGCGGCTGCGGGCACAGAACGGACGTCAGGCCGGATCTGGCCCACAAGAGATGGGGGCAGGCGCCGGCTCGAGCCCCAGGGCTCGGGCTATAGGGGACCTCCAAGAGTTCCCCGTCCCCAGACCCCTCACCCGAGGTGCTGAAGGCCCGCCAGCGTCGGCATCCGTGCAGCGCGGCTTGCCAGCAGGGCGCCGCCATCTTCCCTCAGGCCGACGTCGCCGCCGCGGCCGCGCCAGGACCCGAGCAGAGGTGGCCGAAGCAGCGCCTGAGTGCGCCGtggcaggccccgccccgcgcctgcGTAGTCGGGCCCCAGACCCCACTTCCGGGGAGGCCTGAGCACTTTCCTCTCGGGCCGCGAGCGCAGGGCTCCGGAAGTGCCGGTGAGCGGCTGGGCGGAGCTGCGGGCAGTCCGGGCCACCAGGGGGCGGCACAGACCCGGAGCGGTCGCCCGGCCAGGGGGCTTCTGTGGTCGTCAGCGCCTTGCCGGGCTCGGGACCGTGGCTCTCAGGGAGCTCATCCCAGCCCCGAAGGCAAAGGCAGGAGCCCGGGCAGGGGGCGCAAGCACGGAT
Encoded proteins:
- the MRPL38 gene encoding large ribosomal subunit protein mL38 — translated: MAAPCWQAALHGCRRWRAFSTSAALSRRTAPLGPMPNQDIDVSNLERLEKYRSFDRYRRRADQEARASHWWRTYREHFVEETDPKDKIDIGLPPPKVSRTQQLLERKRVIRELRANAEEERAARLRTASIPLEAVRAEWERTCGPYHQQRLAEYYGLYRDLFHGATFVPRVPLHVAFAVSEEDLMPVYYGNEVTPTEAAQAPEVTYEAEEGSMWTLLLTNLDGHLLEPDAEYIHWLVTNIPGNRVAEGQETCSYLPPFPARGSGFHRFTFLLFKQDKPVDFSEDTRPSPCYQLAQRTFHTFDFYKKHQEAMTPAGLAFFQCRWDDSVTHIFHHLLDMREPVFEFVRPPPYHPKQKRFPHRQPLRYLDRYRDSHEPTYGIY